The genomic DNA TCACTTGTTATTTCAGGTATATGAAATTCAGGTAAACCGCTTGGAATTTCACCAAAAGTTGAACCGATTGTCGCTACTTTTCCTTCAAAGAACATAGAGGCAACGATGCTAGCAACAATTAATCCAATTAATGGTCCGGGAACTTTAGGAAATAACTTTGGTGTTAGTAATATGAGAGTAAGTGAAACAATTGCAGTGATCACACTATAAAAGTTCGTTGTATCCAAATGCTCGAATATTTCTTTCATATTGGACAAGAAATCTTCATGCTTTTTTATTCCAGTAAGTCCAAAAAAGTTGGCAAGTTGTCCAGTAAAAATGATCACTGCGATCCCCGATGTAAAACCAATTGTCACAGGGCGTGGAATGAACTTTATTAATGAACCAAGTCTAAGTACCCCCATTAGAAATAACATAATACCGGCTAAAAATCCAGCAATCAACAAATTTTCATAACCATACGTCATGACGATTCCCAAAAGAATGGGAATAAAGGCTCCAGTAGGGCCTCCGATTTGATACTTAGATCCGCCTAGAAGAGAAATCAAAATCCCCGCAATGATTGTCGAATAGATGCCATATTCAGGTTTTACTCCTGACGCAATAGCAAATGCCATACCAAGCGGAATAGCAATAATACCGACAATGACACCTGAAAGAAGATCTTTCCGAAAATTCTGAATAGAATACCCACTAAATCTTCCTAATGACAATTGTCTCACAAATACCCCTTCTCCTTATATTTCTATATTTGAATTTTTGAATATACATAAAATAATAATATCAGATTTTTCATCTGTCAAAACAAATTATTATTTTTTTTAAAATCAAGATGATTAACCTGAAGGGAATTTGTAAACATTATCAATACCGATACTTGATACAGAGGATGAATATGGAAACAATAATCACTACTTCAATTAGAACGCTTCTCGGTTTCTTTATCTTATTTTTGTTAACAAGGGGCCTTGGAAAAAAACAATTAAGTCAAATGACATTTTTTACATATATCACCGGGATAGCTTTAGGGAATATTGCTGGAGATATGATTGTCCACCGCGAAATTAGAATAATTGACGGAGCTACAGCATTGATTCTTTGGGCAGTGTTAACCTTCCTACTAGAGTTCATAAGTTTAAAATCTTCCCGAGCAAGAAACTTGCTGGATGGAGAACCTTCGATTGTGATAAAAAACGGTAAAATACTTGAGAAAGCAATGGCATCCAATAAACTTAACATGGATGACTTAAGCATGCTTCTTAGGGCAAAAAATATTTTTTCCGTGAGCGAGGTTGATTACGCAATCCTTGAGCCTAACGGACAGTTGAGTGTACTGAAAAAAATTGAACTTGAACCAGTCACAAAGAAGGATGCACAAATCACAGCAAGTCCTAGGCAATATTTG from Bacillus methanolicus MGA3 includes the following:
- a CDS encoding YetF domain-containing protein, whose product is METIITTSIRTLLGFFILFLLTRGLGKKQLSQMTFFTYITGIALGNIAGDMIVHREIRIIDGATALILWAVLTFLLEFISLKSSRARNLLDGEPSIVIKNGKILEKAMASNKLNMDDLSMLLRAKNIFSVSEVDYAILEPNGQLSVLKKIELEPVTKKDAQITASPRQYLPTELIVDGKVVKKNLSEQNLNEEWLNQQLFAKGIHKIGDVFYAELQSDGSIYIDKKTDNE